In the genome of Rhodococcus sp. SBT000017, one region contains:
- a CDS encoding NAD(P)(+) transhydrogenase (Re/Si-specific) subunit beta, translating into MDNLVNILYIVAFGMFIYGLMGLTGPKTAVRGNQIAAIGMFLAVVATLISIRDTGNWILIVFGLVVGVALGIPPARRVKMTAMPQLVALFNGVGGGTVALIAWAEFLDTSGFSNFKHGESPTVHIVIGSLFAAIIGSISFWGSLIAFLKLQETLPGSPITIGKLQQPLNALLLIGAVAAAVVIGINATPGGGVSQWWIVAVLVLAGVLGLTVVLPIGGADMPVVISLLNALTGLSAAAAGLALNNTAMIVAGMIVGASGTILTNLMAKAMNRSIPAIVAGGFGGGDAAAGPAGAGGGTAKATSAADAAIQMAYANQVIVVPGYGLAVAQAQHAVKDMAKLLESKGVEVKYAIHPVAGRMPGHMNVLLAEADVAYDAMKEMDDINDEFARTDVTLVIGANDVTNPAARNDPSSPIHGMPILNVDQSKSVIVLKRSMSSGFAGIENPLFFAEGTSMLFGDAKKSVSEVTEELKAL; encoded by the coding sequence ATGGACAATCTCGTCAACATTCTCTACATCGTCGCCTTCGGCATGTTCATCTACGGCCTGATGGGTCTGACCGGACCGAAGACGGCCGTGCGCGGCAATCAGATCGCCGCGATCGGCATGTTCCTCGCTGTCGTGGCCACGCTGATCTCCATCCGAGACACCGGTAACTGGATTCTGATCGTCTTCGGTCTGGTCGTCGGCGTTGCGCTCGGTATCCCGCCTGCTCGCCGGGTCAAGATGACCGCGATGCCACAGTTGGTGGCTCTGTTCAACGGCGTCGGCGGTGGAACGGTCGCGCTGATCGCCTGGGCCGAGTTCCTCGACACGTCGGGTTTCTCGAACTTCAAGCACGGTGAATCGCCGACGGTCCACATCGTCATCGGGTCGCTGTTCGCGGCGATCATCGGGTCCATCTCGTTCTGGGGATCGCTGATCGCGTTCCTCAAGTTGCAGGAGACCCTGCCCGGTTCGCCCATCACTATCGGCAAGTTGCAGCAGCCGCTCAACGCTCTGCTGCTGATCGGCGCTGTGGCAGCTGCAGTGGTCATCGGCATCAACGCCACTCCGGGCGGCGGGGTGTCGCAGTGGTGGATCGTTGCGGTTCTCGTACTCGCCGGAGTTCTCGGTCTGACGGTTGTGCTGCCCATCGGTGGCGCGGACATGCCGGTCGTCATTTCGTTGCTCAACGCTCTGACCGGTTTGTCCGCCGCGGCCGCAGGTCTGGCGCTCAACAACACCGCGATGATCGTTGCAGGCATGATCGTCGGCGCCTCCGGCACGATCCTGACCAACCTCATGGCGAAGGCCATGAACCGTTCCATTCCGGCAATCGTCGCCGGTGGATTCGGCGGCGGTGACGCTGCTGCAGGTCCCGCGGGTGCAGGCGGCGGAACTGCGAAGGCCACGTCCGCGGCCGACGCTGCCATCCAGATGGCCTACGCCAACCAGGTCATCGTCGTTCCCGGATACGGCCTCGCCGTTGCGCAGGCACAGCACGCGGTCAAGGACATGGCCAAGCTGCTCGAGTCGAAGGGCGTCGAGGTCAAGTACGCCATTCACCCCGTCGCCGGTCGCATGCCAGGGCACATGAACGTGCTCCTGGCAGAGGCCGACGTCGCGTACGACGCGATGAAGGAGATGGACGACATCAACGACGAGTTCGCCCGCACCGACGTCACGTTGGTCATCGGCGCGAACGACGTGACCAACCCGGCTGCGCGCAACGATCCGTCGAGCCCGATTCACGGGATGCCGATCCTGAACGTCGATCAGTCGAAGTCGGTCATCGTTCTGAAGCGGTCGATGTCGTCCGGATTCGCAGGCATCGAGAACCCGTTGTTCTTCGCCGAGGGCACCTCGATGCTGTTCGGTGACGCGAAGAAGTCGGTGTCCGAGGTGACCGAGGAGCTCAAAGCCCTCTAG
- a CDS encoding N-acetylglucosamine-6-phosphate deacetylase, translating into MTASTTTTHRGRVVTREQVIEDGVLASTGDRISWVGPASAWPGEAVPQTNSTILPGLVDLHCHGGAGASFPDSPAIDLMTAVRHHRSRGTTTMLASLVSAPPERLITQTSLLADLYESGDIAGVHLEGPFLSVARCGAQDPASLRSGDPGLLRDILSAGRGAVQSMTLAPEIDGFTAIAEMLRENGILPSIGHTDADALTTRRGIESLGDGPMTATHLFNGMPTWHHRSPGPVSECLAAAARSVMVLELIGDGVHLADETVRAVFDLVGGARIALVSDAMAAAGMPDGRYRLGPLDVTVHHSVARLSRDADSETAPIAGGTATVLDLLRRAVLDAGVPLVDAVRAASSTPAASIGLGSDVGCLEQGMRADVLMVDAAFEPLQVIRGGTAIGEDS; encoded by the coding sequence ATGACCGCATCCACTACGACGACGCACCGCGGGCGGGTCGTCACGCGCGAGCAGGTGATCGAGGACGGCGTTCTCGCGTCGACGGGAGACCGGATCTCGTGGGTCGGACCTGCATCGGCGTGGCCCGGTGAGGCAGTACCGCAGACGAATTCGACGATCCTGCCCGGGTTGGTCGATCTGCATTGTCATGGTGGAGCGGGGGCCTCTTTTCCGGATTCACCGGCCATCGATCTCATGACGGCGGTACGGCATCACCGCTCCCGCGGGACAACGACGATGCTCGCCTCACTGGTGTCGGCACCGCCGGAACGGCTGATCACGCAGACGTCGCTGTTGGCCGATCTGTACGAGTCCGGTGACATCGCCGGAGTCCACCTCGAGGGGCCGTTCCTCTCGGTCGCCCGCTGCGGCGCACAGGATCCGGCGTCGCTGCGCAGCGGAGATCCCGGACTGCTCCGCGACATACTGAGCGCGGGCCGGGGAGCGGTGCAGTCGATGACCCTTGCGCCCGAGATCGACGGTTTTACCGCCATCGCAGAGATGTTGCGGGAGAACGGAATACTCCCGAGCATCGGGCACACGGACGCCGATGCCCTCACCACTCGACGCGGTATCGAGTCGCTGGGGGACGGTCCGATGACGGCCACGCACCTGTTCAACGGAATGCCGACCTGGCATCATCGGTCGCCGGGTCCGGTGAGCGAGTGCTTGGCTGCCGCGGCGCGCAGCGTGATGGTGCTCGAATTGATAGGCGACGGAGTGCACCTCGCCGACGAGACCGTGCGCGCGGTGTTCGATCTCGTCGGTGGCGCACGGATCGCGCTGGTGTCCGACGCGATGGCCGCGGCCGGTATGCCGGACGGCCGCTATCGGCTCGGGCCACTGGATGTGACCGTCCACCACTCGGTCGCACGGTTGTCCCGTGACGCAGATTCCGAGACCGCTCCTATCGCGGGCGGAACCGCGACCGTACTGGACCTGTTGCGCCGCGCCGTGCTGGACGCCGGTGTGCCACTGGTCGATGCGGTTCGGGCTGCATCGTCGACTCCGGCGGCGTCGATCGGCCTCGGCTCCGACGTCGGTTGCCTCGAACAGGGCATGAGAGCCGACGTGCTGATGGTCGACGCGGCGTTCGAGCCGTTACAGGTGATAAGAGGCGGAACAGCAATCGGAGAGGACAGCTAG
- a CDS encoding glucose PTS transporter subunit EIIB, with the protein MSKADAIVEGLGGADNIVEIEACITRLRTEVKDGSLVNEAALKAAGAHGVFHKGTAVQVIVGPEADTLAEDIGDIL; encoded by the coding sequence ATGTCCAAAGCGGACGCGATCGTCGAAGGCCTCGGCGGTGCCGACAACATCGTCGAGATCGAAGCGTGCATCACTCGGCTGCGCACCGAGGTCAAGGACGGGTCGTTGGTGAACGAGGCAGCGCTCAAGGCGGCAGGTGCCCACGGCGTCTTTCACAAAGGAACCGCAGTTCAGGTCATCGTCGGCCCCGAAGCGGACACGCTCGCAGAAGACATCGGCGACATCCTGTGA
- a CDS encoding shikimate 5-dehydrogenase, with amino-acid sequence MATAHPRSVLDRETQLCMSLSGRPSNIGTRFHNYLYDELDLNFVYKAFTTTDLAAAVGGVRALGIRGCAVSMPFKEDVIELVDVMHESASAIESVNTIVNENGVLHAYNTDYQAVANLLAASGFSTDYSVAVTGSGGMAKAVVAALRDSGYTRGTVVARNANTGPALAETYGYDWSAAAVGADLLVNVTPVGMAGGPDADSAPFTEQQIDAAKAVFDVVAMPSETPLIVAARAANKPVITGAQVIALQAAEQFVLYTGVRPSDEQIARASEFSRS; translated from the coding sequence ATGGCAACAGCACACCCGCGCAGCGTCCTCGACCGTGAGACACAGCTCTGTATGTCCCTGTCCGGCCGACCGAGCAACATCGGAACTCGTTTCCACAACTATCTCTACGACGAGTTGGACCTGAATTTCGTCTACAAGGCGTTCACCACCACCGACCTCGCCGCCGCGGTGGGAGGCGTTCGCGCGCTGGGCATTCGAGGCTGCGCCGTCTCCATGCCGTTCAAGGAAGACGTTATCGAACTGGTCGACGTGATGCACGAGTCGGCGAGCGCGATCGAATCCGTCAACACGATCGTCAACGAGAACGGCGTCCTCCACGCATACAACACCGACTACCAGGCCGTCGCGAACCTACTTGCTGCGAGTGGCTTCTCGACCGACTACTCGGTGGCCGTCACCGGCAGCGGCGGCATGGCCAAGGCTGTCGTTGCCGCACTGCGAGATTCGGGATACACCCGGGGCACCGTCGTCGCCCGCAACGCGAACACCGGCCCGGCCCTCGCCGAGACCTACGGCTACGACTGGTCGGCCGCAGCAGTGGGCGCAGACCTGCTGGTGAACGTGACCCCGGTGGGTATGGCCGGCGGGCCGGACGCTGATTCGGCACCGTTCACCGAACAGCAGATCGACGCAGCGAAGGCCGTGTTCGACGTGGTCGCCATGCCGTCGGAGACGCCGCTGATCGTTGCGGCCCGAGCGGCGAACAAGCCCGTGATCACCGGCGCTCAGGTCATCGCTCTGCAGGCGGCAGAACAGTTCGTTCTCTACACCGGAGTGCGGCCGTCGGACGAACAGATCGCGCGCGCATCGGAGTTCTCGCGCAGCTGA
- a CDS encoding benzoate/H(+) symporter BenE family transporter codes for MTTADAADGPTPLSTPISAGIVASLVGFTSSFAVVLTGLRAVGASPTEAASGLLALCVTQAVGMMWLARRYRQPITLAWSTPGAALLAGTGVVVGGWPAAVGAFVTVGVLILLTGLWPRLGALVSRIPVPLAQAMLAGVLLPLCAAPVVAFADSPAQVAPVVLVWLVVLRFNARWAVPAAFAAAAAVIAADLIGGDTPIAASDLIPRIDWTVPHWSWQATVGIAVPLYIVTMASQNIPGTTVMASFGFRIPWRASMTVTGTGTVLGAFAGGHTINLAAISAALSANPSAHPDPKRRWVAAFSAGSSYLVLALLSTALATLVAAAPAGVVETVAGLALLGTLAASLFGALEHASDREATVLTFLVAASGLTFAGIGSAFWALVVGLVVRAILRRQSPAMPATDATG; via the coding sequence GTGACCACTGCCGACGCCGCCGACGGACCGACGCCGCTCTCGACCCCCATCAGCGCAGGAATCGTGGCCTCACTGGTCGGCTTCACCAGCTCGTTCGCCGTCGTGCTGACGGGCCTGCGGGCGGTAGGTGCAAGCCCGACAGAGGCGGCCTCCGGCTTGCTGGCACTGTGCGTCACCCAGGCCGTGGGCATGATGTGGCTCGCGCGCAGATACCGACAGCCCATCACGCTGGCGTGGTCGACGCCGGGCGCTGCACTGCTCGCCGGAACCGGTGTGGTCGTCGGAGGGTGGCCCGCCGCGGTGGGTGCCTTCGTCACTGTCGGGGTGCTGATCCTCCTGACGGGCCTGTGGCCGAGACTCGGCGCGCTCGTCTCGAGAATTCCGGTACCACTCGCGCAGGCAATGCTGGCCGGAGTACTCCTTCCGCTCTGCGCGGCACCGGTCGTCGCCTTCGCCGACTCCCCCGCCCAGGTAGCTCCGGTGGTACTCGTCTGGCTCGTCGTACTTCGGTTCAATGCACGCTGGGCAGTTCCTGCAGCATTCGCCGCGGCGGCGGCGGTCATCGCGGCCGACTTGATCGGCGGCGACACCCCCATCGCGGCCTCGGATCTGATTCCCCGAATCGACTGGACGGTTCCGCACTGGAGCTGGCAGGCCACAGTAGGTATCGCGGTGCCGCTGTACATCGTCACGATGGCGTCGCAGAACATCCCCGGCACCACGGTCATGGCATCGTTCGGGTTCCGAATTCCTTGGCGTGCGTCGATGACCGTCACCGGAACCGGCACTGTCCTCGGCGCATTCGCCGGCGGTCACACGATCAACCTCGCCGCGATCAGCGCTGCGCTCTCGGCGAATCCCAGTGCCCATCCGGACCCGAAGCGGCGATGGGTCGCCGCATTCTCCGCCGGATCCTCCTACCTGGTGCTGGCACTGCTGTCCACGGCCCTGGCGACCCTGGTTGCCGCAGCTCCCGCAGGTGTGGTGGAAACCGTTGCCGGACTTGCCCTGTTGGGAACTCTCGCGGCGTCGTTGTTCGGCGCACTCGAACATGCGTCGGACAGAGAAGCAACGGTTCTGACTTTCCTCGTCGCTGCGTCCGGCCTGACATTCGCAGGAATCGGCTCCGCGTTCTGGGCCTTGGTCGTCGGTCTGGTGGTCCGAGCAATCCTGCGTCGGCAGTCCCCGGCGATGCCCGCTACCGACGCCACTGGTTAG
- a CDS encoding PTS transporter subunit EIIC produces MTPKKTDSIDTEPKKESRSLAGLQRFGRSLMLPIAVLPAAGILLRLGQDDLLGRFSALETTAAVISAAGQAVFTWLPLIFAVGIAIGWAKKSDGSTALAAVVGYMVMNGVFTAMSPVVLDGKVDANGDPAVIDYGVLAGIVIGLLSAILWQRFYRQKLPDYLGFFSGRRLVPIMTAITGLVVAVIMSFVYPLFYSALQWVGNTVADHSVVGSGIYGFANRMLIPTGLHHILNSVVWFLVGDYQDAGGQLVRGDLNRFFAGDPSAGVFMTGFFPIMMFALPAAAFAIYRNAKPSQKKIVGGIMLSTGLTAFVTGITEPLEYSFMFVAWPLYIIHAVLTGTSMALTNALGIHDGFFFSAGGIDYLLNYGIATKAWLLIPIGLVYAVIYYFLFSFVIKKWNLRTPGREDDAVLEPDRA; encoded by the coding sequence ATGACCCCGAAGAAGACGGACTCGATCGATACCGAGCCGAAGAAGGAATCTCGATCATTGGCCGGGCTGCAGCGGTTCGGACGCAGCCTCATGCTCCCGATCGCTGTTCTGCCCGCCGCCGGAATTCTCCTGCGGCTCGGTCAGGATGACCTGCTGGGGAGATTCAGCGCACTGGAGACCACCGCTGCGGTCATTTCCGCCGCGGGTCAGGCGGTGTTCACCTGGCTTCCCCTCATCTTCGCAGTCGGTATCGCCATCGGCTGGGCCAAGAAGTCCGATGGTTCGACCGCGCTCGCAGCGGTGGTCGGCTACATGGTGATGAACGGCGTCTTCACGGCAATGTCGCCGGTCGTGCTCGACGGAAAGGTCGATGCCAACGGAGACCCGGCCGTGATCGACTACGGCGTATTGGCAGGCATCGTCATCGGACTGCTCTCGGCAATTCTCTGGCAGCGCTTCTATCGACAGAAGCTGCCGGACTATCTCGGCTTCTTCAGTGGCCGTCGTCTGGTGCCGATCATGACGGCGATCACCGGTCTCGTTGTCGCCGTAATAATGTCGTTCGTCTATCCGCTCTTCTACAGCGCTCTCCAGTGGGTGGGCAACACCGTCGCCGACCACAGTGTGGTGGGCAGCGGAATCTACGGCTTCGCCAACCGCATGCTCATTCCCACTGGGCTGCATCACATTCTGAACTCCGTCGTCTGGTTCCTGGTTGGGGACTACCAGGATGCAGGCGGCCAATTGGTCCGTGGCGATCTGAACCGGTTCTTCGCCGGCGACCCGTCCGCCGGAGTGTTCATGACCGGATTCTTCCCGATCATGATGTTCGCTCTTCCCGCTGCGGCATTCGCGATCTACCGCAACGCAAAGCCGTCGCAGAAGAAGATCGTCGGCGGAATCATGTTGTCCACCGGCCTGACTGCCTTCGTCACCGGCATCACCGAGCCGCTCGAATACTCGTTCATGTTCGTGGCCTGGCCGCTCTACATCATTCACGCGGTGTTGACCGGAACCTCGATGGCGTTGACCAATGCTCTCGGGATCCACGACGGTTTCTTCTTCTCCGCCGGCGGCATCGACTATCTGCTGAACTACGGAATCGCCACCAAGGCGTGGCTGCTCATCCCGATCGGCCTGGTGTACGCGGTGATCTACTACTTCTTGTTCAGCTTCGTCATCAAGAAGTGGAACCTGCGCACCCCCGGACGTGAGGACGACGCAGTGCTCGAACCTGATCGGGCATGA
- a CDS encoding phosphotransferase family protein has product MGAVGLDEEAVTTWIAGLGIGATSPLTFHRIGNGQSNLTYAVRDAGGSSWVLRRPPLGKLLASAHDVVREHRILSGLQNTAVPVPKMIAITEDSSVSEVPLVLMSFVDGIVVDSVSVAEELDPDHRRRIGLGLTVALSDIHRVDLESSGLADLASHKPYAARQLARWTKQWQSSRTRDVPGIDSLATRLAANIPPQHEVTLVHGDFHLSNVITAREDGRVAAVVDWELCTLGDPLADLGGLLAYWPQADDGVAGPFMASTLPGFPTRAELVESYAQHTGRDVSDVGFWQVLALWKLSIIAEGVMRRMEADSRNRAVAGGPTTTLIDDIVTRALRTADEIGL; this is encoded by the coding sequence ATGGGCGCAGTGGGACTGGACGAAGAAGCAGTAACGACCTGGATCGCAGGATTGGGAATCGGCGCAACCTCGCCTCTCACCTTTCACCGGATCGGCAACGGTCAGTCCAATCTCACCTACGCGGTTCGTGACGCCGGTGGCAGTAGTTGGGTACTTCGACGTCCACCACTGGGGAAACTGTTGGCGTCCGCACACGATGTCGTGCGTGAACATCGAATTCTGTCGGGCCTGCAGAACACGGCGGTGCCGGTTCCGAAAATGATTGCGATCACCGAGGATTCTTCGGTGTCCGAGGTTCCGCTTGTGCTGATGAGTTTCGTCGACGGAATCGTCGTCGACTCGGTGTCGGTAGCCGAAGAACTCGACCCCGATCACAGACGCCGAATCGGGCTCGGCCTCACGGTGGCGCTGTCCGACATCCACCGCGTGGATCTGGAATCCTCGGGTCTGGCCGATCTGGCCAGCCACAAGCCGTACGCCGCTCGCCAACTCGCCCGGTGGACCAAGCAGTGGCAATCCTCGCGCACTCGCGACGTACCCGGTATCGACTCGCTGGCAACTCGATTGGCAGCCAACATCCCTCCGCAGCACGAGGTGACTCTGGTGCACGGAGACTTCCACCTCAGCAACGTCATCACGGCCCGCGAAGACGGCCGTGTCGCCGCGGTCGTCGACTGGGAGCTGTGCACACTCGGAGATCCGTTGGCGGACCTCGGCGGCCTGCTGGCCTACTGGCCGCAAGCCGACGACGGGGTCGCCGGTCCGTTCATGGCGTCGACTCTGCCGGGCTTTCCTACACGGGCCGAGCTCGTCGAGTCGTATGCGCAGCACACCGGGCGTGACGTCTCCGATGTCGGATTCTGGCAGGTGCTGGCGCTGTGGAAGCTCTCGATCATCGCCGAAGGCGTCATGCGCCGGATGGAAGCCGATTCGCGAAACCGGGCCGTGGCGGGCGGGCCGACCACGACGCTCATCGACGACATCGTCACCAGGGCGTTGCGTACAGCCGACGAGATCGGCCTGTAG
- a CDS encoding HNH endonuclease family protein produces the protein MAVFGSCDRPVIPGFSPAEPAPGSPTRTQVEQLLAQVRVVAARPDALGYERGCKSGEGCVFGPAWTDDYDGPGGHDGCGTRDNVLALSMTEVEFRAGTRDCVVLSGSLADPYSGEPMQFTKSDAGKIQIDHVYPLSAAWDMGANTWLPDKRVRFANDVAFNLLAVNGADNQSKSDKTPSQWLPPNAAYHCFYAGKYLSVAAQYELPITQADQSVLASVASTCAA, from the coding sequence ATGGCTGTGTTCGGCTCGTGCGACCGGCCCGTCATCCCCGGTTTCTCCCCCGCCGAACCGGCTCCGGGTAGTCCCACTCGCACTCAGGTCGAGCAGTTGCTCGCCCAGGTTCGTGTGGTCGCTGCCAGGCCCGATGCCCTCGGCTACGAGCGTGGATGCAAGAGCGGCGAAGGGTGTGTGTTCGGCCCGGCGTGGACGGACGACTACGACGGGCCGGGTGGTCACGACGGCTGCGGTACCCGCGACAACGTCTTGGCGCTGTCGATGACCGAGGTCGAGTTCCGCGCAGGCACTCGCGACTGCGTCGTGCTGTCGGGTTCGCTCGCGGATCCGTACTCCGGTGAACCGATGCAGTTCACCAAGTCCGACGCCGGAAAGATTCAGATCGATCACGTCTACCCCCTGTCCGCTGCATGGGACATGGGCGCGAACACGTGGTTGCCCGACAAGCGCGTTCGATTCGCCAACGACGTGGCGTTCAATCTGCTCGCGGTCAACGGGGCGGACAATCAGAGCAAGAGCGACAAGACACCCTCGCAATGGTTGCCGCCGAACGCGGCCTACCACTGCTTCTATGCGGGCAAGTACCTGTCGGTCGCTGCCCAGTACGAGTTGCCGATCACGCAGGCCGATCAGAGTGTTCTCGCCTCGGTCGCCTCGACGTGCGCGGCGTAA
- a CDS encoding thioesterase family protein, with protein MTDQVNPGPELSHASDFPALWPVTTRWDDNDHYGHVNNVTYYAYFDTAVNGWLMETTGLDIRTLPAIGVVAETSCRYLSELSFPDRLQVGLAVEKLGTRSIVYSLGLFREAGDDALELAARGRFVHVYVDGVTRRPVAIPPEIESAARTLVIGTASI; from the coding sequence ATGACCGATCAGGTGAACCCCGGGCCGGAGTTGTCGCATGCATCGGACTTTCCGGCACTGTGGCCCGTGACGACGCGATGGGACGACAACGACCACTACGGCCACGTCAACAACGTCACCTACTACGCGTATTTCGATACCGCTGTCAACGGTTGGTTGATGGAGACGACGGGACTCGATATCCGGACACTGCCGGCGATCGGTGTCGTCGCCGAGACCTCGTGTCGATACCTGTCCGAGTTGAGCTTTCCGGATCGCCTTCAGGTGGGCCTGGCCGTCGAGAAGCTCGGCACCCGAAGCATCGTGTACTCGCTCGGGTTGTTCCGCGAGGCCGGCGACGATGCGTTGGAGTTGGCGGCGAGGGGTCGATTCGTACACGTGTACGTCGACGGAGTCACTCGCAGACCGGTGGCGATTCCGCCCGAAATCGAGAGCGCCGCTCGCACTCTGGTGATCGGGACCGCGTCGATCTGA
- a CDS encoding PTS glucose transporter subunit IIA yields the protein MSDARVILSPVAGQVISLADVPDPVFSAQMVGSGVALRPAPNDGSVEVRSPVAGTILKLHPHAFVVFTEDKAGVLVHIGIDTVKMKGAGFELVAAEGDRVEAGDLVVTYDPAAIAAAGYSDVVPVVLMDSKPDSVTSANIDDTVAVGDLLFELP from the coding sequence GTGAGCGACGCCAGGGTGATCCTCAGCCCTGTTGCCGGCCAGGTCATCTCACTCGCCGACGTGCCGGACCCGGTGTTCTCGGCGCAGATGGTCGGCTCCGGTGTCGCGCTTCGCCCGGCCCCGAACGACGGGTCGGTCGAGGTTCGTTCGCCGGTCGCGGGCACGATCCTCAAACTCCATCCGCACGCGTTTGTCGTCTTTACCGAGGACAAGGCTGGTGTGTTGGTGCACATCGGTATCGACACCGTGAAAATGAAGGGCGCGGGCTTCGAACTCGTTGCAGCAGAGGGTGATCGAGTCGAGGCAGGCGACCTCGTCGTCACCTACGATCCCGCAGCGATCGCGGCGGCGGGCTACTCGGATGTCGTTCCCGTCGTCCTGATGGATTCGAAGCCGGATTCGGTGACGAGTGCGAACATCGACGACACCGTGGCAGTGGGCGACCTACTGTTCGAGCTGCCCTGA
- a CDS encoding GntR family transcriptional regulator has translation MMPVHLRDSQVPKHEQLRAILLHRCTKELQPGDLMPSERKLMEDYGVSRITVREAIGQLVNDGHLVRVRGKGTFVASRTVQSRLHLASFSEEMRAQGLTPTTVVLFARLESPSAATTRALGLADGEQTYHVKRLRLADAEPVSVDDAWYRASLLPGLIEHDLSKSVYEAVQIHYGLTIDRAEQTVKATAADSDTATLLGTKRGAPVLYFDRVSFSGDEPLEHTESWYRCDRYQLSMEVEGGRRTPQRR, from the coding sequence GTGATGCCCGTACATCTGAGGGACAGTCAGGTCCCGAAGCACGAACAGCTTCGCGCAATCCTGTTGCACCGCTGCACCAAGGAGCTGCAACCCGGCGATCTGATGCCCAGCGAGCGAAAACTGATGGAGGACTACGGCGTCAGCCGCATCACCGTTCGCGAAGCCATCGGCCAGCTCGTCAACGACGGACACCTGGTGCGGGTCCGTGGCAAGGGCACGTTCGTGGCCAGTCGCACCGTGCAGTCGCGTTTGCACCTGGCGTCGTTCTCGGAGGAGATGCGCGCGCAAGGATTGACGCCCACCACGGTGGTGCTGTTCGCGCGGCTCGAAAGCCCCTCGGCGGCAACGACTCGTGCTCTCGGCCTTGCCGACGGAGAACAGACCTACCACGTCAAACGTCTACGACTGGCCGATGCCGAACCGGTCAGCGTCGACGACGCGTGGTACCGGGCTTCCTTGCTTCCCGGCCTGATCGAGCACGACCTGAGCAAATCGGTGTACGAGGCCGTACAGATCCATTACGGGTTGACCATCGACCGGGCCGAGCAGACCGTCAAAGCCACTGCGGCCGACAGCGATACCGCCACCCTGCTCGGCACCAAGCGCGGTGCCCCCGTGCTGTATTTCGACCGAGTCTCCTTCAGCGGCGACGAGCCGCTCGAACACACCGAGAGCTGGTACCGCTGCGATCGGTATCAACTGTCGATGGAAGTCGAAGGCGGGCGACGCACCCCGCAGCGCCGGTGA
- the nagB gene encoding glucosamine-6-phosphate deaminase, giving the protein MEVVILEGADAVDRTAADIVERVARVARAGSTPVLGLATGSTPVGTYRELARRHRDDGLSFARCRAFLLDEYIGLAKTAEQSYFSFIRENFVDHVDLDDAAVFSPDGEADDIAAEAQRYDAAIAAAGGIDVQILGIGTDGHIGFNEPGSSLRSRTRVKTLTEQTRVDNARFFDSPEDVPHHVLTQGLGTIDEARHLVLIATGESKADAVAAAVEGPLSAHCPASAIQWHPHATVLLDEAAASSLALAEYYRYAYANKPRWQHL; this is encoded by the coding sequence ATGGAGGTCGTGATCCTCGAGGGGGCCGACGCAGTGGACCGAACGGCTGCCGACATCGTCGAACGAGTCGCACGAGTCGCGCGAGCAGGCTCCACTCCTGTACTGGGACTGGCAACCGGGTCCACCCCGGTGGGCACGTATCGCGAACTGGCGCGACGGCATCGGGACGACGGCCTGTCGTTCGCGCGATGTCGAGCCTTCCTGCTCGACGAGTACATCGGACTGGCGAAAACAGCAGAGCAGTCCTACTTCTCGTTCATTCGAGAGAACTTCGTCGACCACGTCGATCTGGACGACGCCGCAGTGTTCTCGCCCGACGGCGAAGCGGACGACATCGCGGCCGAGGCCCAGCGGTACGACGCGGCGATCGCAGCCGCAGGCGGCATCGATGTTCAGATTCTCGGAATCGGCACCGACGGACACATCGGCTTCAACGAACCCGGATCATCACTGAGATCACGGACGCGGGTGAAGACGCTGACCGAACAGACTCGCGTCGACAATGCCCGTTTCTTCGATTCGCCCGAGGACGTGCCGCATCACGTACTGACGCAGGGTCTCGGCACCATCGACGAGGCGCGACACCTGGTGTTGATTGCCACAGGGGAGTCGAAAGCCGACGCGGTGGCGGCAGCCGTCGAGGGGCCGTTGTCGGCGCACTGTCCGGCGTCGGCGATCCAATGGCACCCGCACGCAACGGTGCTGTTGGACGAGGCTGCGGCGTCGTCGCTCGCACTTGCGGAGTACTACCGGTACGCCTACGCCAACAAGCCCCGGTGGCAGCACCTGTGA